In Drosophila bipectinata strain 14024-0381.07 chromosome 2R, DbipHiC1v2, whole genome shotgun sequence, one genomic interval encodes:
- the LOC108125737 gene encoding serine/threonine-protein kinase meng-po isoform X1, protein MSKKPRGHIHKIREFELEKIQLVDEFDIIQIVGEGWFGKILLVEHRGSQTEMVLKAVPKPYVTLRDFYREFHYGLHLGVHRHIVTTYDVAFETAGFYVFTQEYAPLGDLTSNVTDSGVGEVYSKRVAKQLASAIDYMHSKDIVHRDIKLDNVLIYRSDFQRIKLCDFGESYPTGSVVERRNEWLPYSPPEVLEIKPEGSYKADPSHDVWQFGIVIFVCLTGCLPWQKAASDDPRYVRYLAWQGGLMMMPLRRTPRLFKLLTSNAQRMFKRFFARISNRPKSLADVTKFLDDRWLAKTAQKEMAEYETDELCPSMYSFHSSPDEKNRLLYTLADCGIETNVDRQQKKNRIKDWIESSIITEEDEEENEETNSASPSSSVSREPLPGHISSLRKQTLSPQEPGAKEIKSTLKDATQKHFDPRTGALQQGPSEMGQVGMSYSKSASPSSNYSTTASTLNNADSLMTLGSRQDLLASNLTMYTSMETELNRLGEADPRTIQRSLSSNPLLTKNTTTFDVNTSPAAKNSIGVGTRSSSRSILKSSIVTAAYPALGVFNLHNQSNSLQLLNQHLQTSSTTASAGFSPNGSTFLRR, encoded by the exons ATGTCGAAGAAGCCACGTGGACACATTCACAAAATTCGAGAGTTTGAATTGGAAAAG ATCCAGCTTGTGGACGAGTTTGATATCATACAGATTGTCGGTGAAGGATGGTTCGGAAAGATACTGCTGGTCGAGCACCGTGGATCCCAGACTGAAATGGTCCTAAAGGCTGTGCCCAAACCCTATGTGACTCTGCGGGACTTCTACCGGGAGTTCCACTACGGACTCCATTTGGGTGTACATCGACATATTGTAACCACCTACGATGTGGCCTTTGAAACAGCCggattttatgtttttaccCAAGAATATGCTCCGCTTG GGGATCTCACATCGAACGTGACCGACTCGGGCGTTGGCGAAGTTTACAGCAAGCGTGTGGCCAAACAGCTGGCCTCGGCCATAGACTACATGCATTCAAa AGACATAGTGCATCGGGATATAAAATTGGACAATGTGCTTATCTACCGCTCGGATTTTCAGCGCATCAAGCTCTGCGATTTCGGGGAATCGTATCCCACAGGATCCGTGGTGGAGCGCCGTAACGAGTGGCTGCCATACAGTCCTCCTGAAGTATTAGAAATCAAACCAGAGGGTAGCTACAA AGCCGATCCCAGCCATGATGTGTGGCAGTTTGGCATTGTGATCTTTGTGTGCCTGACGGGATGCTTGCCCTGGCAGAAGGCTGCCTCGGACGACCCTCGCTATGTTCGGTATTTGGCCTGGCAGGGCGGTCTTATGATGATGCCTCTAAGACGAACCCCGCGTCTTTTCAAACTCCTAACGTCCAATGCTCAGCGCATGTTCAAGCGCTTCTTTGCCAGGATCTCCAATCGCCCGAAGAGCCTGGCTGATGTGACCAAGTTCCTAGATGACCGCTGGCTGGCCAAGACTGCTCAGAAGGAAATGGCCGAATACGAGACCGACGAGCTGTGCCCGTCCATGTACTCCTTCCACAGCAGCCCAGATGAGAAGAATCGACTGCTGTATACCCTGGCCGATTGCGGGATAGAAACGAATGTGGATCGACAGCAGAAGAAGAACCGCATCAAAGACTGGATTGAGTCGTCCATCATCACTGAGGAGGATGAG GAGGAGAACGAGGAAACCAATTCCGCCTCGCCTTCTTCGTCTGTATCCAGGGAGCCCCTACCCGGGCACATTTCCTCGCTGCGCAAGCAGACCTTAAGCCCCCAGGAGCCGGGCGCCAAAGAGATCAAGAGCACCCTAAAAGATGCCACCCAGAAGCACTTTGACCCGAGAACGGGGGCCCTGCAGCAAGGTCCCAGCGAGATGGGCCAggttggcatgtcgtattccAAGTCCGCCAGTCCCTCCTCCAACTACAGCACCACAGCTTCCACATTGAACAATGCGGATAGTCTGATGACATTGGGATCGCGGCAGGACCTTTTGGCCAGCAACTTGACCATGTACACGTCCATGGAAACGGAGCTGAATCGTCTAGGTGAGGCTGATCCACGTACGATCCAGCGCTCGCTGAGCAGCAATCCCTTGCTAACCAAAAACACCACCACCTTTGATGTAAACACCTCCCCCGCCGCCAAAAACTCCATAGGTGTGGGCACCCGTAGCTCGAGTCGTAGCATCCTTAAGTCCTCCATCGTTACCGCTGCTTATCCCGCTTTGGGCGTCTTTAACCTTCACAACCAAAGTAATAGCCTGCAGCTTCTAAACCAGCACCTTCAAACCTCAAGCACGACCGCAAGCGCGGGCTTTTCCCCCAACGGCAGCACGTTCTTAAGGCGATGA
- the RpS15 gene encoding uncharacterized protein RpS15 gives MADQVDENLKKKRTFKKFTYRGVDLDQLLDMPNNQLVELMHSRARRRFSRGLKRKPMALIKKLRKAKKEAPPNEKPEIVKTHLRNMIIVPEMTGSIIGVYNGKDFGQVEVKPEMIGHYLGEFALTYKPVKHGRPGIGATHSSRFIPLK, from the exons ATGGCCGAT CAAGTCGATGAAAACCTGAAGAAGAAGCGTACCTTCAAGAAGTTCACCTACCGTGGTGTGGACTTGGACCAGCTTCTGGACATGCCCAA CAACCAGTTGGTTGAGCTGATGCACAGCCGTGCCCGCAGGCGTTTCTCCCGCGGCCTGAAGCGCAAGCCAATGGCTCTGATCAAGAAGCTACGCAAGGCCAAGAAGGAGGCTCCCCCAAATGAGAAGCCCGAGATTGTGAAGACCCATCTGAGGAACATGATCATCGTCCCCGAGATGACCGGCTCCATCATTGGCGTCTACAACGGCAAGGACTTCGGACAG GTGGAGGTCAAGCCCGAGATGATCGGTCACTACCTGGGCGAGTTCGCCCTGACCTACAAGCCCGTCAAGCACGGTCGTCCCGGTATTGGTGCCACCCACAGCTCCCGTTTTATTCCTCTGAAGTGA
- the Rpn8 gene encoding 26S proteasome non-ATPase regulatory subunit 7, whose protein sequence is MPSSEVSVNKVIVHPLVLLSVVDHFNRMGKIGNQKRVVGVLLGCWRSKGVLDVSNSFAVPFDEDDKDKSVWFLDHDYLENMYGMFKKVNARERVVGWYHTGPKLHQNDIAINELIRRYCPNSVLVIIDAKPKDLGLPTEAYISVEEVHDDGSPTSKTFEHVPSEIGAEEAEEVGVEHLLRDIKDTTVGSLSQKITNQLMGLKGLNAQLRDIKQYLQRVGDGKMPINHQIVYQLQDIFNLLPDITNDQFTGTMYVKTNDQMLVVYLASMVRSIIALHNLINNKLANRDAEEGKSDSKDSKEKNKESKDKDNKETKDKDGKKSEEKTDKGKEEAGKGSRK, encoded by the exons aTGCCGTCGTCGGAGGTGAGCGTAAACAAAGTGATAGTGCATCCGCTGGTGCTGCTGTCCGTGGTGGATCACTTCAATCGCATGGGCAAGATCGGCAACCAGAAACGCGTCGTGGGCGTCCTCCTTGGGTGCTGGCGCTCCAAAGGAGTCCTAGATGTGTCGAACAGTTTTGCAG TGCCCTTTGACGAAGACGACAAGGACAAGTCGGTGTGGTTCCTGGACCACGATTACCTAGAAAACATGTACGGCATGTTTAAGAAGGTCAACGCCAGGGAGCGCGTTGTGGGATGGTACCACACTGGTCCCAAATTGCATCAGAACGACATTGCTATCAATGAGCTCATCCGCCGCTACTGTCCCAACTCCGTGCTGGTCATCATAGATGCAAAGCCCAAGGACCTGGGTCTGCCCACAGAGGCGTACATCTCAGTAGAGGAAGTTCATGACGATGGCTCGCCCACCAGCAAGACCTTCGAGCATGTGCCTAGCGAAATCGGAGCGGAAGAGGCGGAGGAAGTGGGTGTTGAGCATCTCCTGCGCGATATCAAGGACACGACGGTGGGCAGCCTGTCGCAGAAAATTACCAACCAGCTGATGGGTCTGAAAGGACTGAATGCTCAACTGCGCGACATCAAGCAGTATCTGCAGCGCGTCGGCGATGGCAAGATGCCCATCAACCACCAGATTGTGTACCAGCTGCAGGATATCTTCAACCTTCTTCCGGACATCACCAACGACCAGTTCACGGGCACCATGTACGTGAAGACGAACGATCAGATGCTGGTTGTCTACCTGGCCTCCATGGTGCGGTCGATCATCGCTCTCCACAATCTGATCAACAACAAGCTGGCGAACCGCGACGCCGAGGAGGGCAAGAGCGACAGCAAGGACTCGAAGGAGAAGAACAAGGAGAGCAAAGACAAGGACAACAAGGAAACCAAGGACAAGGATGGTAAGAAGTCCGAGGAGAAGACCGACAAGGGCAAGGAAGAGGCCGGTAAGGGGTCGCGTAAATAG
- the DAT gene encoding sodium-dependent dopamine transporter, protein MSPTGHKSKTPTPHDNDNNSISDERETWSGKVDFLLSVIGFAVDLANVWRFPYLCYKNGGGAFLVPYCIMLVVGGIPLFYMELALGQHNRKGAITCWGRLVPLFKGIGYAVVLIAFYVDFYYNVIIAWSLRFFFASFTSSLPWTSCNNIWNTPNCKPFESQNASRVALLSNYSDFYSANNQSLFNESYANSSSLEAPLGHMEGFQSAASEYFNRYILELNQSEGIHDLGAIKWDMALCLLIVYLICYFSLWKGISTSGKVVWFTALFPYVVLLILLIRGLTLPGSFLGIQYYLTPNFSAIYKAEVWVDAATQVFFSLGPGFGVLLAYASYNKYHNNVYKDALLTSFINSATSFVAGFVIFSVLGYMAHTLGVRIEDVATEGPGLVFVVYPAAIATMPASTFWALIFFMMLLTLGLDSSFGGSEAIITALSDEFPKIRKNRELFVAGLFSLYFVVGLASCTQGGFYFFHLLDRYAAGYSILVAVFFEAIAVSWIYGTNRFSEDIRDMIGFPPGRYWQVCWRFVAPIFLLFITVYGLIGYEPLTYADYVYPSWANALGWCIAGSSVVMIPTVAIFKLLSTPGSLRQRLTTLTTPWRDQQSMAMVLNGVTTEVTVVRLTDTETAKEPVDV, encoded by the exons ATGTCACCAACGGGACATAAGTCAAAGACGCCCACGCCACACGATAACGATAACAATAGCATCAGCGACGAGCGCGAAACATGGAGCGGCAAAGTGGATTTTTTATTGTCGGTTATTGGATTCGCCGTCGATTTAGCAAACGTCTGGAGATTTCCCTATTTGTGCTACAAAAATGGCGGTG gCGCTTTTCTTGTGCCCTACTGCATTATGTTGGTGGTCGGAGGTATTCCTCTTTTCTACATGGAATTGGCTCTGGGTCAGCACAATCGTAAGGGAGCCATCACTTGTTGGGGTCGTTTAGTGCCCCTTTTCAAAG GAATTGGATATGCTGTGGTTCTAATAGCATTCTATGTTGACTTCTACTACAATGTGATTATTGCCTGGTCGTTGCGTTTCTTTTTTGCATCATTTACCAGTTCTTTGCCCTGGACGTCTTGCAATAATATTTGGAATACCCCAAATTGTAAACCT TTTGAAAGCCAAAATGCGTCCCGTGTGGCGTTGTTAAGCAATTACAGTGATTTTTATAGCGCAAACAATCAGAGCCTGTTCAATGAGTCTTATGCCAATAGTTCAAGTTTGGAGGCTCCTCTGGGCCATATGGAGGGCTTTCAGTCAGCTGCCTCCGAGTATTTTAA CCGCTATATTCTAGAGCTGAATCAGAGCGAGGGCATCCACGATTTGGGTGCCATTAAGTGGGACATGGCACTTTGCCTGCTGATTGTCTATCTCATTTGCTACTTCTCTCTGTGGAAAGGAATTAGCACTTCCGGCAAGGTTGTGTGGTTCACCGCCCTCTTCCCCTATGTGGTGTTATTGATTCTTCTGATAAGGGGTCTCACATTGCCAGGATCCTTCCTGGGCATACAGTATTATCTCACGCCCAATTTCAGCGCCATCTACAAGGCAGAGGTATGGGTGGATGCTGCCACTCAAGTGTTCTTCTCCTTGGGCCCTGGATTCGGAGTCCTCTTAGCTTATGCCTCCTATAATAAATATCACAATAATGTCTACAA GGATGCATTGCTAACCAGTTTCATCAATTCGGCCACCAGTTTCGTGGCAGGATTTGTGATATTCTCGGTGCTGGGCTACATGGCCCACACATTGGGAGTGAGAATCGAGGATGTGGCCACCGAGGGACCAGGACTGGTATTTGTGGTTTACCCAGCTGCCATTGCCACCATGCCGGCCAGTACATTCTGGGCACTGATATTCTTTATGATGCTGCTTACCTTGGGCTTAGACAGTTCG TTTGGAGGATCTGAGGCCATCATCACCGCCTTGAGCGACGAATTCCCCAAGATCCGGAAGAACAGAGAGCTGTTTGTCGCAGGACTGTTCTCCCTGTACTTTGTGGTTGGATTGGCCAGCTGCACGCAGGGGGGCTTCTACTTTTTCCACCTGCTAGACCGCTATGCTGCCGGCTACTCGATCCTGGTGGCCGTGTTCTTCGAGGCCATTGCCGTCTCCTGGATCTACGGAACCAATCGCTTCAGCGAGGATATACGGGACATGATTGGCTTTCCGCCAGGCAGGTACTGGCAGGTTTGCTGGCGCTTTGTGGCCCCGATTTTCTTGCTTTTTATCACAGTTTATGGCCTGATCGGTTACGAACCACTAACCTATGCGGATTATGTCTATCCCAGTTGGGCCAATGCGCTCGGCTGGTGCATAGCGGGATCGTCGGTGGTGATGATACCCACGGTGGCGATCTTCAAGCTACTGTCCACGCCCGGCAGCCTCAGGCAGAGGCTAACCACTTTGACCACTCCGTGGCGGGACCAGCAATCGATGGCCATGGTTCTGAACGGGGTCACCACCGAGGTCACCGTGGTGCGACTGACCGATACGGAGACCGCCAAGGAGCCCGTCGACGTCTGA
- the SerT gene encoding sodium-dependent serotonin transporter produces MDRSGSANNGSELGGSTASTAFRTNTAPWNNDKESPNNEDDSNEDDGDTATPAKVTDPLAPRLANNERILVVSVTERTRETWGQKAEFLLAVIGFAVDLGNVWRFPYICYQNGGGAFLVPYCVFLIFGGLPLFYMELALGQFHRCGCLSIWKRICPALKGVGYAICLIDIYMGMYYNTIIGWAVYYLFASFTSQLPWTSCDNPWNTANCMPVTSENFTELATSPAKEFFERKVLESYKGNGLDFMGPVKPTLALCVFGVFVLVYFSLWKGVRSAGKVVWVTALAPYVVLIILLVRGVTLPGADEGIKYYLTPEWHKLKNSKVWIDAASQIFFSLGPGFGTLLALSSYNKFNNNCYRDALITSSINCLTSFLAGFVIFSVLGYMAYVQKTSIDKVGLEGPGLVFIVYPEAIATMSGSVFWSIIFFLMLITLGLDSTFGGLEAMITALCDEYPRVIGRRRELFVLLLLAFIFLCALPTMTYGGVVLVNFLNVYGPGLAILFVVFVEAAGVFWFYGVDRFSSDVEQMLGAKPGLFWRICWTYISPVFLLTIFIFSILGYKEMLGEEFYYPDWSFQVGWAVTCSSVLCIPMYIIYKVFFASKGGCRQRLVESFKPDDSCGSVVPGQQGTSV; encoded by the exons ATGGATCGCAGCGGGAGTGCAAACAATGGCTCTGAGCTGGGTGGCTCCACGGCTTCCACGGCGTTTCGCACAAACACGGCTCCCTGGAACAATGACAAGGAGTCGCCAAACAACGAGGACGATTCGAACGAGGACGATGGGGATACTGCCACGCCCGCAAAAGTCACAGATCCTTTAGCACCGCGATTGGCAAACAATGAG CGAATTTTGGTTGTCTCCGTGACGGAACGTACCCGAGAAACTTGGGGTCAGAAGGCCGAATTCCTGCTGGCAGTGATTGGCTTTGCCGTAGACCTGGGCAATGTCTGGCGATTTCCTTACATTTGCTACCAGAACGGCGGCGGGGCCTTCCTGGTGCCCTACTGCGTGTTCCTCATCTTTGGAGGCCTGCCCCTATTCTACATGGAACTGGCCCTGGGTCAGTTCCATCGATGCGGATGCCTCAGTATCTGGAAGCGCATCTGTCCGGCGCTGAAAG GTGTCGGCTATGCAATCTGCCTAATTGACATCTATATGGGCATGTACTACAACACGATTATTGGATGGGCGGTGTACTATCTCTTCGCCTCGTTCACCTCTCAACTGCCATGGACGTCCTGCGATAATCCCTGGAACACGGCCAACTGTATGCCCGTAACAAGTGAGAACTTCACAGAACTGGCAACCTCACCGGCCAAAGAGTTTTTCGA GCGAAAGGTTTTGGAGAGCTACAAGGGCAATGGCCTGGATTTTATGGGTCCCGTAAAGCCCACCTTGGCCCTCTGTGTCTTTGGCGTGTTTGTCCTGGTTTATTTTTCGCTTTGGAAGGGTGTCCGAAGTGCTGGAAAAGTCGTTTGGGTCACAGCCCTGGCTCCATACGTGGTGTTGATTATCCTTTTGGTAAGGGGAGTCACACTGCCCGGAGCGGATGAGGGGATCAAGTATTACCTAACCCCGGAGTGGCACAAGCTGAAGAACTCCAAGGTGTGGATCGACGCAGCATCACAGATTTTCTTCTCCCTGGGTCCTGGCTTTGGAACCCTACTGGCATTGTCCAGTTAcaacaaatttaataataattgcTATAGAGATGCTCTCATCACCAGTAGCATTAACTGCCTGACCAGTTTTCTGGCTGGGTTTGTAATATTTTCAGTTTTGGG ATACATGGCCTATGTCCAAAAGACCTCCATCGACAAGGTGGGTCTGGAAGGTCCTGGCCTGGTATTCATTGTCTATCCGGAGGCCATTGCCACAATGAGTGGCTCGGTGTTTTGGAGCATTATATTCTTCCTGATGCTCATTACCCTGGGATTGGACAGCACTTTCGGAGGACTGGAGGCAATGATAACGGCCCTGTGCGATGAATATCCTCGAGTGATTGGTCGCCGGCGTGAGCTGTTCGTCCTTCTGCTGCTGGCCTTCATCTTCCTTTGCGCCCTGCCGACGATGACTTAT GGTGGAGTGGTGCTGGTTAACTTCCTGAATGTCTACGGACCGGGATTGGCCATACTTTTTGTGGTCTTTGTTGAGGCCGCCggagttttttggttttacgGAGTGGATCGCTTCAGTTCGGATGTGGAGCAAATGCTGGGCGCCAAGCCGGGACTGTTCTGGCGTATATGCTGGACATACATTAGTCCTGTGTTCCTGCTG aCCATTTTCATATTCTCCATACTGGGCTATAAGGAGATGCTTGGCGAGGAGTTCTACTACCCCGACTGGAGCTTCCAGGTGGGCTGGGCGGTCACCTGCTCCTCGGTGCTGTGCATCCCCATGTACATCATATACAAGGTATTTTTCGCTTCCAAGGGCGGATGCCGGCAGCGGCTAGTTGAGTCCTTTAAACCGGATGACAGCTGCGGCTCGGTAGTGCCCGGCCAGCAGGGCACTTCGGTGTGA
- the LOC108125737 gene encoding serine/threonine-protein kinase SBK1 isoform X3 has protein sequence MSKKPRGHIHKIREFELEKIQLVDEFDIIQIVGEGWFGKILLVEHRGSQTEMVLKAVPKPYVTLRDFYREFHYGLHLGVHRHIVTTYDVAFETAGFYVFTQEYAPLGDLTSNVTDSGVGEVYSKRVAKQLASAIDYMHSKDIVHRDIKLDNVLIYRSDFQRIKLCDFGESYPTGSVVERRNEWLPYSPPEVLEIKPEGSYKADPSHDVWQFGIVIFVCLTGCLPWQKAASDDPRYVRYLAWQGGLMMMPLRRTPRLFKLLTSNAQRMFKRFFARISNRPKSLADVTKFLDDRWLAKTAQKEMAEYETDELCPSMYSFHSSPDEKNRLLYTLADCGIETNVDRQQKKNRIKDWIESSIITEEDEEENEETNSASPSSSVSREPLPGHISSLRKQTLSPQEPGAKEIKSTLKDATQKHFDPRTGALQQGPSEMGQVGMSYSKSASPSSNYSTTASTLNNADSLMTLGSRQDLLASNLTMYTSMETELNRLVKDSAYGSADVSEMTTSRSPRGAPVMKDTAYDRIGSSSQNIARRQRR, from the exons ATGTCGAAGAAGCCACGTGGACACATTCACAAAATTCGAGAGTTTGAATTGGAAAAG ATCCAGCTTGTGGACGAGTTTGATATCATACAGATTGTCGGTGAAGGATGGTTCGGAAAGATACTGCTGGTCGAGCACCGTGGATCCCAGACTGAAATGGTCCTAAAGGCTGTGCCCAAACCCTATGTGACTCTGCGGGACTTCTACCGGGAGTTCCACTACGGACTCCATTTGGGTGTACATCGACATATTGTAACCACCTACGATGTGGCCTTTGAAACAGCCggattttatgtttttaccCAAGAATATGCTCCGCTTG GGGATCTCACATCGAACGTGACCGACTCGGGCGTTGGCGAAGTTTACAGCAAGCGTGTGGCCAAACAGCTGGCCTCGGCCATAGACTACATGCATTCAAa AGACATAGTGCATCGGGATATAAAATTGGACAATGTGCTTATCTACCGCTCGGATTTTCAGCGCATCAAGCTCTGCGATTTCGGGGAATCGTATCCCACAGGATCCGTGGTGGAGCGCCGTAACGAGTGGCTGCCATACAGTCCTCCTGAAGTATTAGAAATCAAACCAGAGGGTAGCTACAA AGCCGATCCCAGCCATGATGTGTGGCAGTTTGGCATTGTGATCTTTGTGTGCCTGACGGGATGCTTGCCCTGGCAGAAGGCTGCCTCGGACGACCCTCGCTATGTTCGGTATTTGGCCTGGCAGGGCGGTCTTATGATGATGCCTCTAAGACGAACCCCGCGTCTTTTCAAACTCCTAACGTCCAATGCTCAGCGCATGTTCAAGCGCTTCTTTGCCAGGATCTCCAATCGCCCGAAGAGCCTGGCTGATGTGACCAAGTTCCTAGATGACCGCTGGCTGGCCAAGACTGCTCAGAAGGAAATGGCCGAATACGAGACCGACGAGCTGTGCCCGTCCATGTACTCCTTCCACAGCAGCCCAGATGAGAAGAATCGACTGCTGTATACCCTGGCCGATTGCGGGATAGAAACGAATGTGGATCGACAGCAGAAGAAGAACCGCATCAAAGACTGGATTGAGTCGTCCATCATCACTGAGGAGGATGAG GAGGAGAACGAGGAAACCAATTCCGCCTCGCCTTCTTCGTCTGTATCCAGGGAGCCCCTACCCGGGCACATTTCCTCGCTGCGCAAGCAGACCTTAAGCCCCCAGGAGCCGGGCGCCAAAGAGATCAAGAGCACCCTAAAAGATGCCACCCAGAAGCACTTTGACCCGAGAACGGGGGCCCTGCAGCAAGGTCCCAGCGAGATGGGCCAggttggcatgtcgtattccAAGTCCGCCAGTCCCTCCTCCAACTACAGCACCACAGCTTCCACATTGAACAATGCGGATAGTCTGATGACATTGGGATCGCGGCAGGACCTTTTGGCCAGCAACTTGACCATGTACACGTCCATGGAAACGGAGCTGAATCGTCTAG TTAAAGACAGCGCCTACGGATCGGCCGATGTGAGCGAGATGACCACGAGCAGGAGTCCCAGGGGTGCCCCAGTTATGAAAGACACGGCCTACGACCGCATCGGGAGCAGCAGCCAGAACATCGCCCGGCGCCAGCGCAGATAG
- the LOC108125737 gene encoding serine/threonine-protein kinase meng-po isoform X2, with the protein MSKKPRGHIHKIREFELEKIQLVDEFDIIQIVGEGWFGKILLVEHRGSQTEMVLKAVPKPYVTLRDFYREFHYGLHLGVHRHIVTTYDVAFETAGFYVFTQEYAPLGDLTSNVTDSGVGEVYSKRVAKQLASAIDYMHSKDIVHRDIKLDNVLIYRSDFQRIKLCDFGESYPTGSVVERRNEWLPYSPPEVLEIKPEGSYKADPSHDVWQFGIVIFVCLTGCLPWQKAASDDPRYVRYLAWQGGLMMMPLRRTPRLFKLLTSNAQRMFKRFFARISNRPKSLADVTKFLDDRWLAKTAQKEMAEYETDELCPSMYSFHSSPDEKNRLLYTLADCGIETNVDRQQKKNRIKDWIESSIITEEDEEENEETNSASPSSSVSREPLPGHISSLRKQTLSPQEPGAKEIKSTLKDATQKHFDPRTGALQQGPSEMGQVGMSYSKSASPSSNYSTTASTLNNADSLMTLGSRQDLLASNLTMYTSMETELNRLELCDARHSSSYANLLPYASQVKDSAYGSADVSEMTTSRSPRGAPVMKDTAYDRIGSSSQNIARRQRR; encoded by the exons ATGTCGAAGAAGCCACGTGGACACATTCACAAAATTCGAGAGTTTGAATTGGAAAAG ATCCAGCTTGTGGACGAGTTTGATATCATACAGATTGTCGGTGAAGGATGGTTCGGAAAGATACTGCTGGTCGAGCACCGTGGATCCCAGACTGAAATGGTCCTAAAGGCTGTGCCCAAACCCTATGTGACTCTGCGGGACTTCTACCGGGAGTTCCACTACGGACTCCATTTGGGTGTACATCGACATATTGTAACCACCTACGATGTGGCCTTTGAAACAGCCggattttatgtttttaccCAAGAATATGCTCCGCTTG GGGATCTCACATCGAACGTGACCGACTCGGGCGTTGGCGAAGTTTACAGCAAGCGTGTGGCCAAACAGCTGGCCTCGGCCATAGACTACATGCATTCAAa AGACATAGTGCATCGGGATATAAAATTGGACAATGTGCTTATCTACCGCTCGGATTTTCAGCGCATCAAGCTCTGCGATTTCGGGGAATCGTATCCCACAGGATCCGTGGTGGAGCGCCGTAACGAGTGGCTGCCATACAGTCCTCCTGAAGTATTAGAAATCAAACCAGAGGGTAGCTACAA AGCCGATCCCAGCCATGATGTGTGGCAGTTTGGCATTGTGATCTTTGTGTGCCTGACGGGATGCTTGCCCTGGCAGAAGGCTGCCTCGGACGACCCTCGCTATGTTCGGTATTTGGCCTGGCAGGGCGGTCTTATGATGATGCCTCTAAGACGAACCCCGCGTCTTTTCAAACTCCTAACGTCCAATGCTCAGCGCATGTTCAAGCGCTTCTTTGCCAGGATCTCCAATCGCCCGAAGAGCCTGGCTGATGTGACCAAGTTCCTAGATGACCGCTGGCTGGCCAAGACTGCTCAGAAGGAAATGGCCGAATACGAGACCGACGAGCTGTGCCCGTCCATGTACTCCTTCCACAGCAGCCCAGATGAGAAGAATCGACTGCTGTATACCCTGGCCGATTGCGGGATAGAAACGAATGTGGATCGACAGCAGAAGAAGAACCGCATCAAAGACTGGATTGAGTCGTCCATCATCACTGAGGAGGATGAG GAGGAGAACGAGGAAACCAATTCCGCCTCGCCTTCTTCGTCTGTATCCAGGGAGCCCCTACCCGGGCACATTTCCTCGCTGCGCAAGCAGACCTTAAGCCCCCAGGAGCCGGGCGCCAAAGAGATCAAGAGCACCCTAAAAGATGCCACCCAGAAGCACTTTGACCCGAGAACGGGGGCCCTGCAGCAAGGTCCCAGCGAGATGGGCCAggttggcatgtcgtattccAAGTCCGCCAGTCCCTCCTCCAACTACAGCACCACAGCTTCCACATTGAACAATGCGGATAGTCTGATGACATTGGGATCGCGGCAGGACCTTTTGGCCAGCAACTTGACCATGTACACGTCCATGGAAACGGAGCTGAATCGTCTAG AGCTTTGCGATGCCCGGCACTCGAGCAGCTACGCTAACCTCCTACCGTATGCTTCTCAAGTTAAAGACAGCGCCTACGGATCGGCCGATGTGAGCGAGATGACCACGAGCAGGAGTCCCAGGGGTGCCCCAGTTATGAAAGACACGGCCTACGACCGCATCGGGAGCAGCAGCCAGAACATCGCCCGGCGCCAGCGCAGATAG